The Elaeis guineensis isolate ETL-2024a chromosome 5, EG11, whole genome shotgun sequence DNA segment AAAAAAACTATGGATCATCAAGCATAGCCCTTTTGAGGATGAGAAAattacatattttcatacttGAACCAAACAAGTGATAGACAGCCAAACTTCTCTCAGCTGGTTGGAACCCCTCTCCTTGACACACTCTCTGCATTTAGTCATGGAACCAGGCAGTCCTTAGGCTTTCTAGACCAATTATTTGCTCTGCAAAAAATATCAGTTATTTCTGCATATACTGAATGAGGAACCTTACACCAGATTTTTGGCGCATTTTCATGTTGAATTCTGCCTTAAGAAAACATTATCAGTTCGAAGTTGGTCGACTCGAGATTATGACTGACTAATTCACAAATCTAGTTAAtagttttaaaagaaaaatatttttagattcttATGCATTGTGCAGGATACTTTTATAGCAGTAGGGCAGCTGATATCATTCGACTCACAATTTATTAGTATCCATAACATTTTGGTCTTTGTGTGCTTTAGAATATGTAGATAATGACAACGAATGTCAAATATTTTGTTCGTCTTGTTGAGAATAATCTAACCATTGCATGAGTTTTACAGGTTGAGCAAGTGTAGAGGCTCACAAGATCCAAATCTGGAACATGTCTGTGGGCGACCGCTGGGTCTGCGATTTAGCGACAAGACCGGGGAACTTTTTGTTGCAGATGCTTATCTAGGGTTGTTAGTGGTCGGTCCTGATGACAAATTTGCAACACCAATTGCTAAACAAGCACAAGGTGTTGAGTTCCATGTAACCAATGGTTTGGACATAGATCCTGACAGTGGAGCTGTCTATTTTACTGATAGTAGCATGCGCTTTCAAAGAAGGTATGACACATTGCCTCTCTGTTTATTTCAAGACACAAAATGTGAAATGTTATGTACCTATCTGCGTTCAACATCAATAAACCTGGAAACGAATTCACATTAATTTGCAACAACTGGTCTACAGAGCAAAAAACACATCTGaaaattaggtcaacatttagaTCCTCACTGGACCATTAAGATTGAGCTCCCTTTAGaagattttaattcaaatcaGTCTCACTTCTATCATCTTGATCATCCACAGATGGCTTCCAGTTGAATACTTGCATTCAATTATCACATGAATGCAAAGGTAAAGCAAAAGGCATATATAGCCATGGCCTAGTGGTTGCACCTGTTCTTTCGACGGTAAAAGGTTTTGACTTCAAACCTTGCAGGTGTTTTTCGGCATGCTAGACATGATTGGGATCATCCCCACTGTCGAACACAAAAGAATAacatcaaataaataaactcatcAAGAAAAAATGCAGAGACCATAAAATTTGTGTAATATGCCATAAAAATTAGTTCTTTCCAACTGGACTGAACTTAAAAGATCTTACCTTATGTAGTCGAACAATGAGAATGAGTCAACAACTACTTCTCTAATACATGCGCAAATACAAGTACTTACACATACACAATGAGAATGGCAATCAACAACCATTTCTCCaagagagacacacacacacacacatgataGGAAGTAACTACCAGCCATCATTTACAAGTCTCTTTAAGTAAACAACAAAACAGGATTCCTAttgatttttcatactttttattttctgactcagATGGATGGATGTATTCTCTTAAGTGGTATAAATAAAATCAAAGTCTCTTTAGGTAAGAAACAAAACAGGATTCCTATTGATTTTTCAcacattttattttctgattcacATGGATGTATTTTCTCTAAAttggcatgaaaaaaatctcCGAATTTTCTGTAGTGACCACAATAACATTATGAGTGCCATTATTGTAAACCCTGTGGCTGCTAACCCAACAAATGAATCTAAATATTTTTCAGCTTTTGTTAGCCTGGCCCAACGTCCATAAAAGTACTAATGTGCAAACGATGGCATAATCCACAGGCAATACATCTCAGCAGTAATAGCTGGTGATAAAACGGGAAGGTTGATGAAGTACGACCCTCAAAGCAAAGAGGTCCAAGTCCTACTCGACTCCTTGTCCTTCCCCAATGGGGTGGCACTAAGCCAAGATGGCTCCCACCTTCTCATTGTGGAGACCATCACCTGCAGAATCTTAAGATACTGGCTTCGAACACCCAAGGCCAACACTGTTGAAGTCATCGCCCAACTCCCAGGATTCCCAGATAACATCAAGCGGAGCCCAAGAGGAGGCTTCTGGGTGGCTCTCCATTCCAAGAGAACAAAGTTTGTAGAGAGGGTTCTCTCCGATCCTTGGCTGTGTGACGTTCTCCTTAACTCCTCAATTGACCTCCAGAGGGTGTCTTCGTTCGTAAATCGGAGGAGTGGAAAGGCATCTGCACTGAGGTTGAGCGAAGATGGCCAGGTTTTGGAGGTTTTGGAAGGATTTGGTGGAGGGACAATGAGAGCCATTAGTGAGGTGGAAGAGAGGTACGGGAGGTTGTGGATTGGGTCTATAGCGATGCCATTTGTGGGCATTTATAATGTTACTGGACCAGCATAGAGGATCACCACTTTGCTTGGTCTACTATCTCTTTAAACATTGCATGTTGGATGCTTTTGGTTATAAGGTTCTAATAATTGTCTATGTAATGATCAACTAGAAAtatgttaattttaaatttctagtTGTCTATATGATGATCATATAGAAATATG contains these protein-coding regions:
- the LOC105045539 gene encoding protein STRICTOSIDINE SYNTHASE-LIKE 10 produces the protein MSSPICKLTVISAILTGLSVLLSLDSVFHDSKNPDIEMLPLDAATGPESIAFDAKGEGPYTGISDGRILKWQGKEHGWLEYAAVHAPHLLSKCRGSQDPNLEHVCGRPLGLRFSDKTGELFVADAYLGLLVVGPDDKFATPIAKQAQGVEFHVTNGLDIDPDSGAVYFTDSSMRFQRRQYISAVIAGDKTGRLMKYDPQSKEVQVLLDSLSFPNGVALSQDGSHLLIVETITCRILRYWLRTPKANTVEVIAQLPGFPDNIKRSPRGGFWVALHSKRTKFVERVLSDPWLCDVLLNSSIDLQRVSSFVNRRSGKASALRLSEDGQVLEVLEGFGGGTMRAISEVEERYGRLWIGSIAMPFVGIYNVTGPA